GCCGCGTCTTCCCCAAGTAAATCGGCAATCCGTTTCATCGCTTTTTTTCTTGTACGGATTTTTTCGAACGGGACGATGACTTTATCAACAAAATGCAGGACAGGCTTCACTTGAAGCAGGCTGCCAATCAACGCTTGGGCACTGCTTAAGCGTCCGCCGCGCTGCAGATGGGATAGGTCATCTGCCATGAAGTACGCCCTTACCGATGGTTTCATTTCTTCGAGCCTTGCCATGATTTCTTCTGCACCTTTACCATCAAGTGCCATCTTTGCCGCCTCGATCACGTAAAACCCCTGTACCATGCAGCTGATTTCCGAATCAAAGGCATGAACCCTAATCCCTTCCACCATTTCACCCGCAGATACCGCTCCTTGATACGTTCCGCTGATGCCGCTCGATAAATGAATGGAAATAACATCATCATATTCTTTTTGCAGTTCCTCGAACTTCTCGACAAACTTCCCGATTGGCGGCTGTGAAGTGGTCGGCAATTTCTCCTGCATCTTTACTTCCTCATAAAACTCATCCGCAGTTATATCAACTTCCTCCCGGTAAGCTTCATTGGAAAAAATGACATTAAGCGGCATCATATGTATATGTAAACGATCACGTATTTCCTTAGGTATATATGCAGTGCTATCTGTTACGACTGCGGTTTTCATAATAGTACCATCCTTATAAAAATTTACTCTGTATCATATTCACCATTCTATCTGAAAATACCTTTATTTGCATTAATAGCTTTCTGCATTATGAAACCAAGAATATGAATCAGTTATCCACCCAAAAAAATCCGGCCCTTCAGCACGCATTGCGGTATCTGAAGAGCCGGACTTATCGAACGCTTTAATTACTTCACTTCCACCCAGCCATTTTTAATAGCTAGGACAACCGCTTGTGTACGGTCATTCACATTCATCTTCTGTAGAATGTTACTCACATGGTTCTTGACTGTCTTTTCACTGATATATAGAGTTTCTCCGATAGCCCGGTTGCTTTTCCCGTCCGCTAAAAGTTGAAGCACTTCACATTCCCGTCGAGTCAATAGGTGAAGAGGCCTCCTGATTTCTATCGTATGTACGGAATCACGATCAGCACCCTCTTCAGCTGCTAAGCGGCGATATTCTTTAACTAAATTATGAGTCACCTTCGGATGAAGGTATGAGCCGCCTTCAGCGACTACACGCACAGCATCAATCAACGCATCTGCGTCCATTTCTTTCAAAAGATAACCTTGTGCTCCTGTTTTCAATGCATGCTGCACGTAGTTTTCATCATCATGAATGGAAAGGATGATGACTTTTGTTTCAGGGTAACGGTTCACGAGCATTTTTGTGGCTTCGACCCCATTCATGGTCGGCATGTTGATATCCATGATAACAACATCAGGTTTATGTGTTTCAACGAGGTCCATCGCTTCGCTTCCGTCATCACCCTCGGCAACAA
This sequence is a window from Brevibacillus sp. JNUCC-41. Protein-coding genes within it:
- a CDS encoding DegV family protein; protein product: MKTAVVTDSTAYIPKEIRDRLHIHMMPLNVIFSNEAYREEVDITADEFYEEVKMQEKLPTTSQPPIGKFVEKFEELQKEYDDVISIHLSSGISGTYQGAVSAGEMVEGIRVHAFDSEISCMVQGFYVIEAAKMALDGKGAEEIMARLEEMKPSVRAYFMADDLSHLQRGGRLSSAQALIGSLLQVKPVLHFVDKVIVPFEKIRTRKKAMKRIADLLGEDAAIGEKYKAVIIHAKRESEAKDWKAELEARFPNVEFDISYFGPVIGTHLGEGSMGMGWYKI
- a CDS encoding response regulator, whose amino-acid sequence is MKTSIIIIDDHQLFREGVKRILDFESSFDVVAEGDDGSEAMDLVETHKPDVVIMDINMPTMNGVEATKMLVNRYPETKVIILSIHDDENYVQHALKTGAQGYLLKEMDADALIDAVRVVAEGGSYLHPKVTHNLVKEYRRLAAEEGADRDSVHTIEIRRPLHLLTRRECEVLQLLADGKSNRAIGETLYISEKTVKNHVSNILQKMNVNDRTQAVVLAIKNGWVEVK